The Pseudoalteromonas translucida KMM 520 genome segment GAAAATGACTTAATTGCCATTGGCAGTGGCGGTAATTTTGCCCAATCGGCAGCAACTGCTTTACTGGAAAACACCGATTTAAGTGCTCGCGAAATAGTAGAAAAAAGCCTAACCATTGCAGGCAATATCTGCGTATTCACTAACGACTTTCAAACTATCGAAGAATTGTAATAGGAACCGCTATGTCTGCTATGACCCCAAGAGAAATTGTTCACGAGCTAGATCAGCACATTATTGGTCAAGCAAAGGCTAAAAAAGCCGTTGCTATTGCACTGCGTAACCGCTGGCGCCGGATGCAGTTAAGTGATGATTTACGTAATGAAGTAACGCCTAAAAATATTTTAATGATTGGTCCAACGGGTGTTGGTAAAACCGAAATTGCGCGTCGTTTAGCTAAACTTGCTAACGCGCCATTTATTAAAGTAGAAGCAACTAAGTTCACCGAAATTGGCTATGTTGGTAAGGAAGTAGAAACCATCATTCGCGATTTAGTCGATGTTGCGATTAAAATGACGCGTGAGCAACAAACTAAAAAGTTTAAGCATCGCGCTGAAGAAGCAGCCGAAGAGCGTATTTTAGACGCGCTTTTACCACCAGCTAAAGATCAATATGGCGAAAGCCAACGCGATGACAGCTCTTCAACTCGTCAAACGTTTCGTAAAAAGCTACGTGAAGGCCAATTAGATGACAAAGAAATCGAAATTGATTTAGCTCAAGCACAACCAAACGTAGAAATTATGGCTCCTCCTGGTATGGAAGATATGACCAACCAGTTGCAAAGCATGTTTCAAAACATGGGTGGCGATAAGCGCACTAAACGTAAGCTAAAAATTAAAGAAGCCTTTAAACTATTAAGCGAAGAAGAAGCCGCTAAGCTAGTTAACCCTGAAGAGCTAAAAGAGCAGGCTATTTTTGCAGTTGAGCAAAATGGTATTGTGTTTATTGATGAAATAGACAAAATTTGTAAACGCGGTGACACATCAGGTCCAGACGTTAGCCGTGAAGGCGTACAACGCGATTTACTACCATTAATTGAAGGTTGTACGGTTAGCACTAAGCATGGCATGGTTAAAACTGATCATATGCTATTTATTGCCTCTGGCGCATTTCAAATGGCTAAGCCATCAGACATGATCCCTGAACTACAAGGTCGTCTTCCTATTCGTGTAGAGCTTGAAGCACTTACTGCTGATGACTTTAAACGTATTTTAACAGAGCCGCATGCATCGCTTACCGAGCAGCAGCGTGAACTGCTTAAAACTGAGCAAGTTACTATTGAATTTAGTGATGATGCAATTGAGCGCATTGCTAAAGCCGCTTGGCAAGTTAACGAAAAAACCGAAAATATCGGTGCTCGTCGCTTACATACGGTAATGGAAAAACTAATGGAAGAAATTTCATATGACGCTTCAGAGCAAGCCGGAACATCACTGCTGGTTGACGCCGCTTATGTTGAAAAACACTTAGGTGCGCTGGTTGAAGATGAAGACTTAAGCCGCTATATTCTTTAATTAAAATTAGCTGCATAAACAGTTATACTAAAAGCCTCCGCACTGGGGGCTTTTTAATGAGATAAAAATGAAACACGTAACAAACGTACATTACCACAGCGTTAGCAAAAATTTAGATGTTTACTTTGATGATGACAGCCAAGCCGTCTTTAGTTGTGAATTTTTACGTGTGCACTCTCCTTCTGCAGAAGTGCAAGGGCATGGCTCAGGGCCAATGAAATTAGTATTCAATAAACAGTCTGTTGGTATTAAAAACATTGCTCATGTTGGTCATTACGCACTGCGTATAGATTTTGACGATGGTCACAATAGCGGGCTATTTAGCTGGCAATATTTTGCAAAGCTACAGGCGCAGCAAACAACTCTATGGGATGAATATTTAAAGCGGGTTAGTGAGCACAATAACTCTAAAGACAGCGTACCCATAAAGTTTATTCCTTAAACTATACGGGTACTTTATTGCTAAGTTTTAAACCTTAAATTTGTCAATTGCAGCAAAAAGCACTCGTGCTTGCGCTGATACTTCTTCGCTTGTTTGCGCATTGTTAGCAGCGTGCCCTGAGGTGTTTCTGGCAATATCACGAATACTTACCACATTTTTATTTACTTCAGATGCTACTTGGCTTTGCTGATCAATTGCTACAGCAATTTGTGTGCTCATTTCCATAATCGTTTGCACATCTTCGGTTATTGCTCCGAGTAACTCACCAGCTCTATTTGCTTGCGACGCACTTTCATCACCTTGTGAGCGACACTGGTGCATAATACTCACCACTTCTTGAGTGCGCTGTTGTAGAGTATTTATTATACCTTCTATTTCACTTGTAGACTCTTGTGTTCGCTGAGCCAATGAGCGCACTTCATCTGCAACCACAGCAAACCCTCGGCCTTGCTCGCCCGCTCTAGCGGCTTCAATAGCGGCGTTTAACGCTAACAAGTTAGTTTGATCGGCTATTGCACGAATAACATCAAGCACAGAACCTATTGTTTCACCGTCTTTTTCTAATAAAGAAACAACACTTGACGCATGCTCTAAAGAATCAGACAACCCTCTAATATGCGCGACGGTTGACTCAACCTCACTACGACCTTGTTGCGCACTTAAATTAGTTGATTCTGCTTTTTTAGCCGCAGCTTCGGTATTATGTGAAATATCTTGAATGGTCGCCTGCATTTCGGTCGCCGCGGTGGCCACCATATCGGCTTCATGTAATTGATCTTGCATACCCGAGCTGGTTGCTGCGGTACTTTCTGATAAATTTTCAGTAGCGATATTTAACGCATTTAAAGCCCCATTCACCTCGTTTATAAGGCTATTAAAGTCACCAATTAAGCTATTAAAATCTTTCGACATAATCGTAATTTCGTCATTGCCAATTTGCTCAATAGTTACTGTTAAATCATTATTGCGTCGAATCTTGTTTATAGATTGGTAAATACGCTCTACAGGTACAATAATAGAGCGACTGGTTAAGTAAACCAGGGTTAAAACTATAATACCCGATATAATAAACACCATAATAGCGACCGACTGTGCTTTAGCTATACTGGCTTCAACTTGCAATTTAGTATCTGCTACTAGCTGCATTACCAACTGATCACTTTGCTCTACACTTTGTTGCATGCGGCCAAGTGCGCCTGAGTCTAGATCGACACCTAATTCAAGCTGCGCTTTTACCAATGCTTGAAAGGCACTTTGATAATTAGACAGTAGGCTTTTTAAGTTACTTTTAATATTTTGACTTAGTGATGAGCTCGCTATTTTTTGCTGTAACGTATCAACATGATCTTGAAAACTTGCTAAATATTTTTCATCTAAACGTAACATAAAGTCTTTTTCGGCACGTCTTAACTGTAGCATTAGGGTCAATAGTTGATATTCATCTTGTTGATTGAGCAAACTTTCTACTTCGTGTACAGCACTTCGCAGTTGCCCATAAAGCCCATCGTCTTGATGTAAGCCAATACTTTTTTGCAGCCGCACAACATCATTAAAATCACTGTAAAAGCTTTTTATTAAACGCGTATAGAGGGTTATCTGTTGTGTATCAATCTCTGAGTCTTGCATTTGCGATTGTAGTTCAATTATTTGTTTATTTAACTGTGCGTACTCTTGTTCAAATAATGAGAGTGCTTGTGGCTGTTTATAAAACAAAAATGTTTTTTCATGTGCACTTAACTGCAACTGATGAATGTTTAACTGCTCGGCCTGTTGCGTGATATTAGTTAACTTTAACGTGGTTTGTGAACCTGTGATAATTACATATAAAAAAGCCAGCATGGCCAAAGCAACTGTTAAAGCATTTAGCTGTAAACGTCGCTTAATGGTCACGTTTTGTAAAACAATCATTGTTACACCTTTAAAAATTTAATGAGCAACTTTGTTACTTACACTTAAATAACTTAAGCTTTTAACAAAGAAATAAATACCGAAAAACACTAAAACACCTGCACTGCTGAGCACTATTTAAAGTGACGTTATTTAACTTACTTAGCCACGCAATTATTTAGTCGCGGATTATATGCCAGCATTAACTTAAGGCCTATAAATTGTATAGGCCAATGATTACAAATTATTTATTAGCGGCCTACTTTGCCTAAATTTACTGCGATTAAGTCGTTGTTATTGCATATAAGGAGGGTATACTGAAGTATAAACTAATGTATCTTTTGAGGATAAAATAATGGATTACAGCACTTCTGATTTATGTGACCACTTTGCCGATGTGGTTGACGTGCTTGAACCTATGTTCATCAACTTTGGTGGCCGACACAGCTTTGGTGGCCGCATTAAAACGGTTAAATGTTTTGAAAATAATGAACTTATCCGTGAATTACTTTCTCAAGATGGTACAGACCTAGTGCTACTTATTGACGGTGGCGGTTCTACTCGTCGTGCACTTATCGATATTGAACTGGCCGAACTTGCACTTGAAAACAACTGGCAAGGTATTATTGTTTACGGGGCTGTACGCCACGTAGACGAAATTGAAGAGCTTGATTTAGGCATTCAAGCCATTGCCTCTATTCCGGTTGCAGCAGATAGCCAAGGCGCAGGCGAAGACGGCATTGGGGTTAACTTTGCTGGCGTATCGTTTTTTGATGATGACTTTATTTATGCCGACAGCACCGGCATCGTATTATCGGCAGAAGAGCTAGAACTGGAAATCGTAGAAATTTAACGTGGCGCACTATTTAAACGTTTACGATGAAAGCGCGGTTAAGTCGTTTTGCACTAGTCGCGCTAACGAAACCAAAGTATGGCAGTCAATGTCATTACTCGATACCGACGTAAATATACAACAAGCGCTTAGCGATGCCGCACAATTTGGCATGCGCTACGTGTTACTGGGTATTTGTGAAGATATTGGCCCAAAAGCAAACTTAGGAGCCGGGGGTGCAGAGCAAGCATGGCCGGCTTTTTTACAACGTTTTTTAAACCAGCCTTATAATCAATTTATTGCCACGCAAAAAGTACTGTTACTTGGCGAAGTGCACACCGCTGATTTAATGGCGCAAAGCGCTCTACTCGACAACCAAAACCCTGCCCATTTAACACAGTTGCGTGAGCTATGTGAGCAACTTGATCAACGCGTAGAAGCTATATTAAGTTTAATATTTAAAGCGGGGCTTGAACCCATTGTTATTGGTGGTGGCCATAATAATTGCTTAGGTATTATAAAAGCGTTAGCTAAGTATAAAAACACCGCTATTAACGCTATAAATTTTGATCCCCACGCTGACTTTCGAGAATGCGAAGGCCGCCACAGTGGGAATGGCTTTAGCTATGCGTACAGCGCGCAGTGTTTAAAGAGTTACCATGTTATTGGCTTGCACGAGCTAAAAAACAATCAAGCTATTATAGATGCGTTAACCGCAGCTAATTTTACTTTTAATAGCTATCAGTCAATCGCCGTTAAGCGTGAAATTAATCTAACTCAAGCAGTGAGTAATGCGCTGGAGAGTTTTGATGCAGCACCTCTAGGCGTTGAGGTTGATTTAGATAGCATTGCATTTATGCCTGTAAGTGCTTATACCTGTAGTGGTTTTAGTGTAAGTGACGCTGAGCACTTTGTACATTTAGCCGCAAGTAACCGCCATTCTCACTATTTACACTTATGCGAAGCAGCTCCTATTCAACATCCCAGCGGGATTGAAGCCGGTAAAGTGCATTGCGGACAAGTTATTAGCGCACTAGTGAATAGTTACCTGCAAGCCAAAGAGTCCGTTTAATTACTTTGCTGCTGTGCTAATTGCCACTGCTTTAACCAGCTCATTAAACCAACACTGCTTAATGGGTGGCCAAAATAATAGCCTTGTGCGGCATAGCCTTTTAGACTTTTTACAAATTTAAGCTGATCTAGGGTTTCAACCCCTTCAAAAATAACCTTAGTACTTTGTTGATTATGCATTTGCACCATACCAACAACTAAGCTGCGAATATTGTTTTGATTACTAAAATCAGCAGTTAATGCTGGTGCGACTTTAATGTACTCTACCGCTAAACTAGGTAACTTAGAGAGCGAAACGGGGTTATCGCCCAAGCCATCAACACACACTTTTAAGCCTATATTATTAAGCCGCGCAATCATGGCTCGTCCTTTGTCATCTAGGTTAGTAAAAATATGTAGCGGGCACTCAACAATTAAATCGCCAGGCCTTAAGTTATGCTCTTTCATAGCACTCGTTACAAATTCTACAAACTCTTCATTGAGCATTTCAGGGCCAAATACATTAATGCTCAATGGCACTGCAAAGCCCTCCATACGTAATGCCATTGCAAGTTCAGCGGCGCGCTCTATAACAAATATAGCCAGTGGGTAAGCAAGCCCTGCAATTCTAATATCATCAATAAAACGACTCGCTGAAAGTATGCCTTGCTTAGGATGCTGCCAGCGCAGTAATAGTTCTAAAAACTCAATTTGGCCATTATCATTTACAATAACCGGCTGAAAATACAGCTCGAACTCATTGGTAAAGTCAATTTCTGCAAGCTCTTTTAATCGTGCTTGCTGCTCTAACTGCTCGATCATCATTTGTTGATGATAAGCAACTACCTGTTGTTTTGGCTGGCTATCAAGTGCTAAGTAAGCCGATTTAATTAAATTATCAAAGTCATCATCTTGCTCATTACAATGTACATAGCTTGCTCTTGCGGTCACTTCTATAGTGCAGTTAGCTACATTAAAGGGTTTAAGTGTAGCGCCGAATATTTCGGTTATTATTTTTTCATGCAAGTGTTTATGGCTGGCTAAATTACAAATGAAGGCAAAGTTAAGCCCTCCTAAATGGGCTAGTTTTTCATCGTCTTCTAACGATACAATGCCATCATTATTGAGTAATTCTTTTATTCTATTCGCCGACTGAGCAAGCAATAAATCACCAAAATCACGCCCAATATGCTGGTTTACTTGCTCGAAACCTTCTAAACGAAGAATTACCAACGCCCCTAGTGACGGCGCTTTATTACGCCACATATTATAACCTTGACGTAATTTTTGTTTATCGGCAAAAGAGGCCAGCGGAGAGCTTTCGATGTAATGATCAGGCGCTGCTTGCTGTTGTTTTAAGGGCGCTTGATTAAGTGCCTCATTATTAGTAACAAACCCAGTTAATGATAATAACAACACCGCAATAACAACCCAAAACAGTGCAATACCAAACGCTGCAATGACTATAAGTAATGCTATAAACAACACCGCAGCAAGTGCACTTAATATAATTAACAGCTTGTTTTTATGTACAATTGCATGCCACAAATTAAAGCCAAAACCTAATGCGAGTAAAGCGCTAAGCCATGCAGCGCCACTGCTTAAAATAGCCAACCCTATTAACCCTGTGCATAAATAGCTTAATCTAGATGCCGTATTTTTTACGCTCAGCAAGGTGGCGATCATCGCCATAAATAAAGCGCCACTAAAAAAAATCGGCAAGCCGCTGTCGCTAAGTAAGCCCAAATTAGCACTACTGGTACTGGCTAAAAAATTAAATAAAAGCATAAATATTAAGGCCTACTTATCGATCTGGGGTAAAGGTGTGACTAATTAAGTTTACCCATAATCCATAAATTTAACAGTTTATTTACCCCAAACTGGTAACTTAATTGTGCTGGATGGCTTATTTGCCAATGTGCAATGTCGGCCCTCGCACCTACTTTTAAAACCCCGCGGTCTGTTAATCCTAAAGCTTTAGCAGCATTACGGGTTACTCCCGCAAGTGACTGCTCGGGTGTTAATCTAAATAATGTACATGCCATATTCATCATTAATTGTAGCGAGCACAGCGGTGAGGTACCCGGATTAAAGTCGCTAGCAATAGCTATAGGCACTTTATATTGATTAAGCAAAGCTATTGGCGGAAGTTGCGTTTCTCTTAAAAAGTAAAATGCGCCAGGCAACAATACCGCCACTGTGCCCGCCTGTGCCATCGCTTTTACCCCATCTTCATCTAGGTATTCAATATGATCAGCCGACAGCCCGTTAAATTGCGCCACCAGCTCTGCACCGTGTTGATTAGAGAGTTGCTCGGCATGGCATTTTACTGGCAAGTTATGTTTTTTTGCCGCCTCGAATACCCGCTTGGTTTGGGTATAGCTAAAGCCTACATTCTCACAAAAAACATCAACCGCATCAGCAAGGTTATTAGCCACTACCTGATCAAGCATATCGTTACATACTAAATCAATATAGTCATCGCTACGCCCTTTGTACTCTGGTGGTAGCGCATGCGCCCCTAAAAAGGTGGTTTTAATATTAATAGGGTGATGCTCATCAAGTAAACGCGCCACTTCTAATATTTTTATTTCGTTGGCTATATCGAGCCCATAACCCGACTTTATTTCAACTGTTGTCACGCCCTCTGCAAGCAAGGTATTTAGCCTGTCTTTGGCGGCTACAAATAACTGCTCATGATCAGCTGCACGGGTGGCTTTAACTGTACTAGTTATACCGCCGCCTTGGGCAGCAATTTGTTCATAACTCAACCCTTGTAAGCGCTGCTCAAACTCCTCTGCTCTAGAGCCTGCAAACACTAAATGCGTGTGACAATCTATTAACCCTGGGGTTAACCATTGCCCTTTTATGCTCAAGGTAGGCGTTGCAAACACATCAAAACTAGGTAAGTTTTTTTGCTCACCTAGCCACATAATTTTTCCATTTTTAATTGCTAAGGCTGCATTTTCTATTGCGCCATAAGGCGCGTCTACAGTGCTATCCATAGTGGCAATGTTGGCATCGGTAAGCAGTAAATCAATATCTTCTAATTCATAATCTAATGTTGCACTTTGCATATTGCGCGCTCTTGTGTTTTTTATAATGACTAAAATATAGTCTAACAATCCATCTTGTATATACAAGGTAATTATGCCATCTTAATCTTATAGTTTATTTTTAATACAATTAAATACACCATGACAACGCCTAAGTTTGCACAAATAAAACAGTTTATAGTTGATAAAATTAGCAGTGCTACATGGCAAGAAAACCAGCGTGTACCTTCTGAAAACGAGCTAAGCAATCAATTTTCTGTAAGCCGTATGACCGCTCGGCGCGCATTAAGCGAGCTAACTGAGGCGGGAATTTTAACTCGCAGCCAAGGGTTAGGCACCTTTGTTGCTAGCTTTAAATCGCAGTCGTCATTACTTGAAATTAAAAATATTGCCGATGAAGTAAAAGAACGTAATGGTAATTATAGCTGTACGGTATTGGCGCTTGAGTCGTTACCCGCAATCACTAGCATTGCCATTGCACTGGGTATTAAAGTTAACAGCACTGTGTATCGCAGTGTATTACTGCATAACGAAAATGCCAAACCACTACAAGTAGAGGAGCGCTTTGTAAACCCCGCTTTTGCCACGCAGTACTTACAACAAAACTTTACGCTACTTACTCCACATGAATACTTATCGAATGTAGCCCCGCTTACCCAAGCGACGCATACGGTGGAAGCCATTATGCCCAATAAACAAATGTGCCAGTGGCTTAACTTATCAAGTCAAGAACCTTGCCTGCAACTCATTCGCCGTACTTGGTCAAGTAACGGCATTGTGAGTTATGCCCGGCTTATTTCACCAGGAAGTAAGTATCGTTTAGGTGGTCACTTAACTTTTAAAAATAATAATTAAAAACTACAACAGGAGTAAATATGAACAATCGACTCGACAACAGCCGCACAATACGCGCCCCTCACGGCGATAAAATTAGCGCTAAAAGTTGGCAAACCGAAGCGGCTAAACGCATGTTAATGAATAACTTAGACCCTGACGTTGCAGAGCATCCCCATGCATTGGTTGTTTATGGCGGCATTGGTCGCGCTGCACGTGACTGGCCAAGTTACGACAAAATTATTGCAACCCTCGATAGACTCGAAGATGACGAAACGCTACTCGTACAATCGGGTAAACCTGTAGGGGTATTTAAAACCCACAGTAATGCGCCGCGAGTACTCATAGCTAATTCTAACTTGGTACCGCACTGGGCTAATTGGGAGCACTTTAACGAGCTCGATAAAAAGGGCTTGATGATGTACGGGCAAATGACCGCGGGATCTTGGATTTACATTGGCTCACAAGGCATAGTACAAGGCACTTACGAAACCTTTGTGGCCATGGCTAAACAACATTTTGCTGGCAGCGCTAAAGGTAAATGGGTATTAACTGGCGGGCTTGGTGGCATGGGCGGCGCACAACCTCTTGCTGCAACTATGGCAGGCTTTTGTGCATTAGTGGTGGAATGCGATGAAACCCGTATCGATTTTAGAATAAAAACCGGTTACGTAGATATTAAAGCCAACAACCTTGAACACGCGCTACAACTTATAACTAATGCGTGCGTAAAAGGTGACGCCCTTTCGGTCGGGTTACTTGGTAATGCCGCCGATGTGTTTAGCACTTTAGTTAAAAGTGGCGTTACTCCCGATGTGGTCACCGATCAAACCTCAGCGCACGATCCGCTAAATGGCTATTTACCACAAGGCTGGAGCATGGCACATGCAGCTAAAATGCGCGAACAAGACCCAAAATCGGTTGTAACAGCGGCTAAGCAATCAATGGCTGTACAAGTAAGAGCTATGCTCGCGCTGCAACAAGCAGGCGCTGCTACCACTGATTATGGCAATAATATTCGGCAAATGGCATTTGATGAAGGGGTAAGTAACGCGTTTGATTTCCCAGGGTTTGTACCTGCGTATATTCGCCCTTTATTTTGCGAAGGCATTGGCCCATTTAGATGGGTGGCACTGTCGGGCGACCCCGAAGATATTTATAAAACCGATGCCA includes the following:
- a CDS encoding GGDEF domain-containing phosphodiesterase; its protein translation is MLLFNFLASTSSANLGLLSDSGLPIFFSGALFMAMIATLLSVKNTASRLSYLCTGLIGLAILSSGAAWLSALLALGFGFNLWHAIVHKNKLLIILSALAAVLFIALLIVIAAFGIALFWVVIAVLLLSLTGFVTNNEALNQAPLKQQQAAPDHYIESSPLASFADKQKLRQGYNMWRNKAPSLGALVILRLEGFEQVNQHIGRDFGDLLLAQSANRIKELLNNDGIVSLEDDEKLAHLGGLNFAFICNLASHKHLHEKIITEIFGATLKPFNVANCTIEVTARASYVHCNEQDDDFDNLIKSAYLALDSQPKQQVVAYHQQMMIEQLEQQARLKELAEIDFTNEFELYFQPVIVNDNGQIEFLELLLRWQHPKQGILSASRFIDDIRIAGLAYPLAIFVIERAAELAMALRMEGFAVPLSINVFGPEMLNEEFVEFVTSAMKEHNLRPGDLIVECPLHIFTNLDDKGRAMIARLNNIGLKVCVDGLGDNPVSLSKLPSLAVEYIKVAPALTADFSNQNNIRSLVVGMVQMHNQQSTKVIFEGVETLDQLKFVKSLKGYAAQGYYFGHPLSSVGLMSWLKQWQLAQQQSN
- the hutI gene encoding imidazolonepropionase, coding for MQSATLDYELEDIDLLLTDANIATMDSTVDAPYGAIENAALAIKNGKIMWLGEQKNLPSFDVFATPTLSIKGQWLTPGLIDCHTHLVFAGSRAEEFEQRLQGLSYEQIAAQGGGITSTVKATRAADHEQLFVAAKDRLNTLLAEGVTTVEIKSGYGLDIANEIKILEVARLLDEHHPINIKTTFLGAHALPPEYKGRSDDYIDLVCNDMLDQVVANNLADAVDVFCENVGFSYTQTKRVFEAAKKHNLPVKCHAEQLSNQHGAELVAQFNGLSADHIEYLDEDGVKAMAQAGTVAVLLPGAFYFLRETQLPPIALLNQYKVPIAIASDFNPGTSPLCSLQLMMNMACTLFRLTPEQSLAGVTRNAAKALGLTDRGVLKVGARADIAHWQISHPAQLSYQFGVNKLLNLWIMGKLN
- a CDS encoding formimidoylglutamase, producing MAHYLNVYDESAVKSFCTSRANETKVWQSMSLLDTDVNIQQALSDAAQFGMRYVLLGICEDIGPKANLGAGGAEQAWPAFLQRFLNQPYNQFIATQKVLLLGEVHTADLMAQSALLDNQNPAHLTQLRELCEQLDQRVEAILSLIFKAGLEPIVIGGGHNNCLGIIKALAKYKNTAINAINFDPHADFRECEGRHSGNGFSYAYSAQCLKSYHVIGLHELKNNQAIIDALTAANFTFNSYQSIAVKREINLTQAVSNALESFDAAPLGVEVDLDSIAFMPVSAYTCSGFSVSDAEHFVHLAASNRHSHYLHLCEAAPIQHPSGIEAGKVHCGQVISALVNSYLQAKESV
- the hutU gene encoding urocanate hydratase; its protein translation is MNNRLDNSRTIRAPHGDKISAKSWQTEAAKRMLMNNLDPDVAEHPHALVVYGGIGRAARDWPSYDKIIATLDRLEDDETLLVQSGKPVGVFKTHSNAPRVLIANSNLVPHWANWEHFNELDKKGLMMYGQMTAGSWIYIGSQGIVQGTYETFVAMAKQHFAGSAKGKWVLTGGLGGMGGAQPLAATMAGFCALVVECDETRIDFRIKTGYVDIKANNLEHALQLITNACVKGDALSVGLLGNAADVFSTLVKSGVTPDVVTDQTSAHDPLNGYLPQGWSMAHAAKMREQDPKSVVTAAKQSMAVQVRAMLALQQAGAATTDYGNNIRQMAFDEGVSNAFDFPGFVPAYIRPLFCEGIGPFRWVALSGDPEDIYKTDAKVKELIPDDAHLHNWLDMARERIQFQGLPARICWVGLKDRARLALAFNDMVKNGELKAPVVIGRDHLDSGSVASPNRETESMKDGSDAVSDWPLLNALLNTASGATWVSLHHGGGVGMGFSQHAGVVIVADGSDEAKQRIARVLWNDPATGVMRHADAGYDIAKNCAKEQNLDLPMLNEE
- the hslU gene encoding HslU--HslV peptidase ATPase subunit; its protein translation is MSAMTPREIVHELDQHIIGQAKAKKAVAIALRNRWRRMQLSDDLRNEVTPKNILMIGPTGVGKTEIARRLAKLANAPFIKVEATKFTEIGYVGKEVETIIRDLVDVAIKMTREQQTKKFKHRAEEAAEERILDALLPPAKDQYGESQRDDSSSTRQTFRKKLREGQLDDKEIEIDLAQAQPNVEIMAPPGMEDMTNQLQSMFQNMGGDKRTKRKLKIKEAFKLLSEEEAAKLVNPEELKEQAIFAVEQNGIVFIDEIDKICKRGDTSGPDVSREGVQRDLLPLIEGCTVSTKHGMVKTDHMLFIASGAFQMAKPSDMIPELQGRLPIRVELEALTADDFKRILTEPHASLTEQQRELLKTEQVTIEFSDDAIERIAKAAWQVNEKTENIGARRLHTVMEKLMEEISYDASEQAGTSLLVDAAYVEKHLGALVEDEDLSRYIL
- the hutC gene encoding histidine utilization repressor, translated to MTTPKFAQIKQFIVDKISSATWQENQRVPSENELSNQFSVSRMTARRALSELTEAGILTRSQGLGTFVASFKSQSSLLEIKNIADEVKERNGNYSCTVLALESLPAITSIAIALGIKVNSTVYRSVLLHNENAKPLQVEERFVNPAFATQYLQQNFTLLTPHEYLSNVAPLTQATHTVEAIMPNKQMCQWLNLSSQEPCLQLIRRTWSSNGIVSYARLISPGSKYRLGGHLTFKNNN
- a CDS encoding gamma-butyrobetaine hydroxylase-like domain-containing protein, whose product is MKHVTNVHYHSVSKNLDVYFDDDSQAVFSCEFLRVHSPSAEVQGHGSGPMKLVFNKQSVGIKNIAHVGHYALRIDFDDGHNSGLFSWQYFAKLQAQQTTLWDEYLKRVSEHNNSKDSVPIKFIP
- the rraA gene encoding ribonuclease E activity regulator RraA encodes the protein MDYSTSDLCDHFADVVDVLEPMFINFGGRHSFGGRIKTVKCFENNELIRELLSQDGTDLVLLIDGGGSTRRALIDIELAELALENNWQGIIVYGAVRHVDEIEELDLGIQAIASIPVAADSQGAGEDGIGVNFAGVSFFDDDFIYADSTGIVLSAEELELEIVEI
- a CDS encoding methyl-accepting chemotaxis protein translates to MIVLQNVTIKRRLQLNALTVALAMLAFLYVIITGSQTTLKLTNITQQAEQLNIHQLQLSAHEKTFLFYKQPQALSLFEQEYAQLNKQIIELQSQMQDSEIDTQQITLYTRLIKSFYSDFNDVVRLQKSIGLHQDDGLYGQLRSAVHEVESLLNQQDEYQLLTLMLQLRRAEKDFMLRLDEKYLASFQDHVDTLQQKIASSSLSQNIKSNLKSLLSNYQSAFQALVKAQLELGVDLDSGALGRMQQSVEQSDQLVMQLVADTKLQVEASIAKAQSVAIMVFIISGIIVLTLVYLTSRSIIVPVERIYQSINKIRRNNDLTVTIEQIGNDEITIMSKDFNSLIGDFNSLINEVNGALNALNIATENLSESTAATSSGMQDQLHEADMVATAATEMQATIQDISHNTEAAAKKAESTNLSAQQGRSEVESTVAHIRGLSDSLEHASSVVSLLEKDGETIGSVLDVIRAIADQTNLLALNAAIEAARAGEQGRGFAVVADEVRSLAQRTQESTSEIEGIINTLQQRTQEVVSIMHQCRSQGDESASQANRAGELLGAITEDVQTIMEMSTQIAVAIDQQSQVASEVNKNVVSIRDIARNTSGHAANNAQTSEEVSAQARVLFAAIDKFKV